A portion of the Trachemys scripta elegans isolate TJP31775 chromosome 9, CAS_Tse_1.0, whole genome shotgun sequence genome contains these proteins:
- the TAF9B gene encoding transcription initiation factor TFIID subunit 9B, protein MEQSKMASPKSAPKDAQVMAQILKDMGITEYEPRVINQMLEFAYRYVTTILEDAKTYSSHAKKSSVDADDVRLAIQCRTDQSFTSPPPRDFLLDIARQKNQTPLPLIKPYSGPRLPPDRYCLTAPNYRLKSLQKKVSSSAGRITVPRLSVGAVSSRPSTPTLGTPSAQTVAVSTKVGTPVSLTGQRFTVQIPSSQTTVKSATPTTPTVQNVLINPSLIGSKNILITTNMISQNAASEANPLKRKHEDDDDYDNL, encoded by the exons ATGGAGCAAAGCAAGATGGCGTCTCCCAAGAGCGCGCCTAAGGATGCTCAG gttatggcccagatcctgaagGACATGGGGATCACGGAGTATGAACCCCGCGTTATCAATCAGATGTTGGAATTCGCGTACA GGTATGTGACTACTATATTGGAAGATGCAAAAACTTACTCAAGTCATGCTAAGAAGTCCAGTGTTGATGCAGATGATGTGAGACTAGCAATCCAATGTCGAACAGATCAATCAtttacctctcctcccccaagagAT TTTTTGCTAGATATTGCAAGACAAAAGAATCAGACCCCACTGCCATTGATAAAGCCGTATTCTGGACCCAGACTGCCACCTGACAGATACTGTTTAACAGCTCCAAATTACAGACTTAAGTCCTTGCAAAAAAAG GTCTCTTCCTCTGCGGGAAGAATAACAGTACCCCGACTAAGTGTTGGTGCTGTAAGTAGTAGACCTAGCACGCCTACGTTAG GAACTCCTTCAGCACAAACAGTAGCTGTTTCAACAAAAGTTGGCACTCCGGTATCGCTGACAGGTCAAAGGTTTACTGTACAAATCCCATCCTCTCAGACAACAGTCAAATCAG CAACGCCTACTACACCTACAGTTCAGAATGTTCTGATTAATCCTTCATTAATTGGATCAAAAAACATTCTGATTACTACAAATATGATATCACAGAATGCAGCCAGTGAGGCAAATCCATTGAAAAGGAAgcatgaagatgatgatgattatgataATTTGTAA
- the LOC117882907 gene encoding growth hormone secretagogue receptor type 1-like gives MDSFSNYSYFQNDTDYYEEQSFSLFDIHVLVPVTIISSIMFFLGITGNLLTLLIFKRYKEMRTTVNMYLSSMALSDILIFLGLPSDLYRIWKYKPYIFGDFLCKFLFYLSETCTYCTILHITTLSVERYFAICFPLKAKTTITKCRVKRIILSLWVWALLTASPILFLFGVEHRNGSLPDEAKECNYIERSARTGLLETMTWVSTIYFFLPVLCLTLLYGLICGKLWRTRHKLRGPQAASREKYHKQTVKMLAVVVLAFVLCWLPFHIGRILFAQTTTILYDITQYFNLIAMLLFYLGASINPILYNVMSQKYRKATSKILNYSQVWQSRNLTRSERTSFEGTEVSSVM, from the exons ATGGATTCCTTCTCAAATTACAGCTATTTCCAAAATGATACAGACTACTATGAAGAGCAGTCTTTTTCTTTATTTGACATTCATGTCCTGGTGCCTGTGACTATAATTTCCAGCATCATGTTTTTCTTGGGTATCACTGGGAATTTGCTAACACTATTAATTTTCAAAAGATACAAGGAAATGAGAACTACAGTTAACATGTATTTATCCAGCATGGCATTGTCTGACATTCTGATTTTCCTTGGTCTGCCTTCTGATTTGTACAGGATTTGGAAATACAAGCCATACATATTTGGGGATTTTCTctgcaaatttttattttatctcaGTGAAACCTGCACATACTGCACCATCTTGCACATCACCACTTTGAGTGTCGAGCGGTATTTTGCAATATGCTTTCCTTTGAAAGCCAAAACAACAATCACTAAATGCAGGGTGAAAAGGATCATCCTTTCTTTATGGGTGTGGGCTCTCCTGACTGCCAGCCCAATTCTGTTCCTGTTTGGTGTGGAACACCGCAATGGAAGCCTGCCTGATGAAGCCAAGGAGTGCAATTACATAGAACGCTCAGCCCGCACAGGACTTTTAGAAACAATGACTTGGGTTTCaaccatttattttttcctaCCAGTGCTTTGCCTGACTCTGCTCTATGGACTCATCTGTGGAAAGCTTTGGCGAACCAGGCACAAGCTGAGAGGACCTCAGGCCGCAAGCAGAGAAAAGTACCACAAACAAACTGTCAAAATGCTAG CAGTCGTAGTCCTGGCCTTCGTGCTGTGTTGGCTACCATTCCACATCGGCCGAATCCTCTTTGCCCAGACCACAACCATCCTGTATGACATCACTCAGTACTTCAATCTCATCGCCATGCTTCTCTTTTACCTTGGAGCATCTATAAACCCAATACTTTACAATGTCATGtcacaaaaatacagaaaagcaaCGAGCAAAATTCTGAACTACAGTCAAGTCTGGCAATCCAGAAACTTGACAAGGAGCGAAAGGACTTCTTTTGAAGGTACAGAAGTCAGTTCTGTCATGTAA